A stretch of DNA from Variovorax paradoxus:
CAGAAGATTCTCTCGGCGCCCATCGACGCGCTCGAGCGCTACCGCACCCACCGTCTGATGCCCGTGCTCTCGCAGGACGTGGACATGATCAGCGACGTCGCCTTCGTGCTGTCGTCCACCTTGATCGCCGTGGCGGTCGCGCTCGGTTGCCTCGGCTATCTGGCTTGGCTGTCGCTGCCGCTCTTCGGCCTGCTGGTGGTCGCGCTCGCGATCGGCGCGACGATCCAGACGGTCGCCCAGACGCGCGGCAGCGCCGGCTTCTGGAAGGCGCGCGCGCACGAAGACCAGCTGCACAAGGCCTACCGTGCGATCAGCGAAGGCGCGAAAGAACTGCGCATGCACCGCGATCGCCGCACGCGCATGTTCGGCGACCAGGTCGAGCGCATCGTCGACGACATCCGCACCGTCAACAGCCGCGCAATCAACACCTACGTGATGGCCACGGCCTTCGGCTCGGCCCTGTTCTTCCTGCTGATCGCGATGATCCTCGGCTGGGCGGCCTTCCGCGCCACCGAGCCCGTGGTGCTCAGCGGCTTCGTGCTGGTGCTGCTGTTCCTGAAGGGCCCGATCGACATGATTGCCGGCGCGCTGCCCAACGTCGGCCGCGCCAAGATCGCGTTCCAGCGCATCGCGGACCTGTCGGCGCGCTTTGCGACGCCCGAACCGCACTTGCATCTGGCGCGCCCGGCGGGCAGCGCCAGGATGCAGGAAGGCATCGGCATGCGCGGCGTGCGCTATGCCTTCGATGTGCCCGAAGGCAGCGAGCCCTTCGTGCTCGGCCCCATCGACCTGCAGCTGCGCCGCGGCGAAATGGTGTTCGTGGTGGGCGACAACGGCTCCGGCAAGACCACCCTGATCAAGCTGCTGCTCGGTCTTTATGCGCCGCAGAGCGGCGAGGTACTGCTCGACGGCCAGGCCGTGACGCCGCAGACCCGTGACGACTACCGGCAGCTCTTCACGACGGTGTTCTCCGACTTCTACCTGTTCGAGGATCTCGTCGCCACGCAGAAGGGCGAAGCCGGCGCGCACGCGTTGCCGCAAGCCGCGCTGCCCTACCTGCAGCGCCTGGAGATTGCTCACAAGGTGAGCATCAAGGACGGCTCTTTCAGCACCGTGGACCTGTCGACCGGCCAGCGCAAGCGACTGGCGCTGGTGCACGCCTACCTGGAAGGCCGGCCGGTGCTGGTGTTCGACGAGTGGGCCGCCGACCAGGACCCGAGCTTTCGCCATCTGTTCTACACCGAGCTGCTTCCCGAGCTGCGCGCCAAGGGGCATCTGCTGGTCGTGATCTCGCACGACGACCGCTACTTCCACCTGGCCGATCGCGTGATCACCATGAAGGCCGGCCGCATCGCGCAAGACCGGGTCCGCGCTTCGGCGAATCTTGCCGCGTGAAAGCACGCGCCCTTTCGATCGCACCCAACACACAGAGGAGTTGACATCCCATGCAGCACATCCATGACCTGATCGGCGTCGGATTCGGCCCGTCGAACGTCGCCCTGGCCATCGCACTCGAGGAGAAGCGCCACGGCAGCAAACCGCTGGACGCGCTCTTCATCGAGCGCCAGCCCTGCTTCGCCTGGCACCCGAACATGCTGCTGGACCAGGCGCACATGCAGATATCTTTTCTGAAGGACCTGGCGACGCTGCGCAACCCGAGCAGCCGCTTCACTTTCGTGAACTACCTGCACGAGAAGGGCCGGCTGACGGACTTCATCAACCTCAAGAGCTTCTTCCCGAGCCGCCACGAGTTCAACGACTACCTGGGCTGGGCCGCGGGCCAGTTCGAGGATGCCTGCCGCTACGGCGAGGAGGTGTTCGACGTGCAGCCCGAGAAGCAGGGCGGCGAAGTGCAACTGCTGCGCGTGCACTCACGCACCGCCGACGGCCGCGTGCAGGAGCGGCTGGCGCGCAACCTGGTGGTGAGCATCGGCGGCGTGCCCCACATTCCGGAGGGATTTCGCGGACTGCGCGACGATCCGCGCGTGTTCCATTCGAGCAGCTACCTCAAGGACATGGCGCAGCACCCCCATGCGCGGCGCGTGGCCATCGTCGGCGCCGGCCAGAGCGCGGCCGAGATCTTCATGGACCTGCAGGGGCGCCCCGGCGCGCCGCAGGTCGACCTCGTCATGCGCGCGCGATCGATCCGGCCCTCGGACGACAGCCCCTTCGTCAACGAAGTCTTCAACGCCGATTTCACCGACTACATGTTCAGCCAGGGTCGCGACGTGCGCGCCGCGCTGCTCGACGAGTTCTCGCAGACCAACTACGCGGTGGCCGACCTCGACCTGATCCAGCAGATCTACAAGGTCTTCTACGACCAGAAGGTGGCGTGCGGCACCCGCCTGCGCATGCTGCGCCAGCACGACGTGCGCTCGGTGCGCGCCGCGAACGACGGCATCCACCTCACGCTGTTCGACCGCGACGTGCAGCGGGAAAGCACCGTGCGCTACGACGCCGTGGTGCTCGCCACCGGCTATGCGCGCGACCAGCACAAGGACCTGCTGGCGCCGCTCGCGCCCTATATCGGTTCTTACGACGTCGACCGCTGCTACCGCCTGAAGGCCACGCCCGACTTCCATCCGGGCATCTACCTGCAGGGTGCTTGCGAAGACAGCCATGGCCTGAGCGACACGCTGCTGTCGGTGACGTCGGTGCGCACGGGCGAGATCGGCAACGCGTTGCTTGCTGCGCAGTCGCGCGCACGAAGCGCGGTGCGCGACGCGCCGCAGGCCGTCCAGATCTAGCCGATGCCTCGGCGCACTGCGATGGCCCGCAGCGCCTCGGTGCCCGCGCAGGCGGCTGTCGACACCGCGTGGGTGCTGTTCTGCCGGTTGCACGATGCGCCCTCGCGCGACCACGCCGACCAGCTCGTGCAGTGGCTTGGCGAGGATCCACGGCACGTGCGTGCGTTCGACGAGGCGCTCACGCTGTGGGCGCTGGCGGGCGCCGCGCTGGTGAAGCCCGTGCTCGACGAGACGCGGCGTTGCGGCCCCGACCTGCAATAGCCGCGCGCCTCGGGCGCGTTGCCGGGCCTCAGCCCCGCGCCGGAATCCCCAGGCCCTTCACCACCGCAGGCCGCGCCACGAAGGCTTCGAGCACGCGCGCGACGTTCTTGAAATCGCTGAAGCCCACGAGGTCGGCGGCCTCGTAGAAGCCGATCAGGTTGCGCACCCACGGGAAGGTGGCGATGTCGGCGATGGTGTAGCTGTCGCCCATGATCCATGCGCGGTCGGCCAGGTGCTTGTCGAGCACGCCGAGCAGGCGCTTCGATTCGGCCACGTAGCGGTCGCGCGGGCGCTTGTCTTCGTAGGCCTTGCCGGCGAACTTGTGGAAGAAGCCGAGCTGGCCGAACATCGGGCCGATGCCGCCCATCTGGAACATCACCCACTGGAGGGTTTCGTAGCGCGCAGCCGCATCCTTCGGGATGCACTGGCCGGTCTTCTCGGCGAGGTACAGCAGGATCGCGCCCGATTCGAACAGTGCCAGCGGCTGGCCGCCCGGGCCGTTCGGGTCGAGGATGGCGGGGATCTTGTTGTTCGGGTTGAGCGACAAAAACTCCGGCGACATCTGGTCGTTGGTCTCGAAGCTCACGAGGTGCGGCTCGTAGGGCAGGCCGGTTTCCTCCAGCAGGATCGACACCTTCACGCCGTTGGGCGTGGGCAGCGAATACAGCTGCAGCCGCTCAGGGTGCTGCGCGGGCCATTTCTTCGTGATGGGGAAGTGCGAGAGATCGGTCATTTCTTTTCTTTGGTGAGGGCAGCCGGTGCTGCGCGACGGGTGTTCTTTTTCGGGGCAGCAGGAGGCACCGCAAACAGCCGTTCGATCGACTGCCGCACATCGGCCTGCATGTCGGCAATGGCCTTCGTGTCGCCCGAGAGGTGCTTGAGCAGCGCCTGCAGGAACAGCCCGTCGAAGAGCGCGTAGCAGGCCGAGGGCGGCAGGCCGGGGCCTTGCCCCGAGAGTTCGGCGAAGCGGCTCATGATGCGCCAGATCATGTCTTCGAGGCTCTTGTCGATCTCCACCACGTCGTCGTGGAAGGCCGCTTCAAACAGCGCCTGCGAACGCAGGTCGTACCAGAGCCGGTGCACGTGGCCTTCGCCCTGCAGCGTGTCGCCCAGGCTCTGCAGGAAGCCTTCCATGAGTTCGTCATACGTGGTGGCGGTGTCGACCGCGTGGTCGTAGCGCGTGACGCAGCGCGCCTTGTACTGCTTGACGCTGCAGACGATGAGGTCGACCTTGTCGCTGAAGTAGTAGTGCAGCACGCCATGCGAGAACTCGGAGTTCTGCGCAATTTCGCGCAGGCTGGTGCGCGCGTAGCCGAGCGTGGCCAGCGTGGTGAGGGCGGCTTCGCCGAGCTCGGCGCGGCGCTCCGCGAACTTGTCGGCCGGTGCCTTCTGCACCCGCCCGGTGTGCTTCTTTACCCGTGAATGAGTGGTCATTTCTAGCCAGGCCGCAGAGTGCCGGCCGCTGTGTTTCCTGGTGATTGCAAACCATAGCACGCGCCGTGGGAAATCCCTCGTGCGTGCGGTCCGGAGGCATTTTACGGAATTTGGGCAGTCGTCAAGAAAAGTCTTGACACTCGTCAAGTCGATTCCTAGCATGACCGCTCCATCTCATAAACATATTCACAGGAGACAAGTGATGGCCAAGTTCGACTTGACGGGGCGCAAGGCCCTGGTGACGGGTGGTGCGCGCGGCATCGGCGCGGGCATCGCACAGGCACTGGCGCAAGCAGGTGCGTCGGTGATGATCGGCGACGTGCTCGCCGATCTTGGGAAGGAGACCGCGCAGCGGCTCTCGGCCGAAGGGGCGAAGGTGGGCTTCGTTGCGCTCGACGTCACGAAGGACGGCGACTGGGCGGCTGCCACCGAAGCGACGGTGGAAGCACTCGGCGGCTTCGACATCCTCGTCAACAACGCGGGCATCGAGATCACCTCGCTGGTGATCGACGTCGACGGCGACGACCTGCGCCGCATGCTCGACGTGAACGTGGCCGGCACGCTGCTGGGCATGAAGCACGCCTTTCGCGCCATGCGCCCCGGCGGCAGCGCGGGCGGCGGCGGTGCGGTGGTCAACATCGCGTCGGTCGCGGCCACCATTGCCTTTCCTGCCATCGCGGGCTACTCGGCGACCAAGTCGGCGGTCGACCGCGCCACGCGCGTGGCGGCCATGGAGTCCGGCAAGCTGGGCTACGGCGTGCGCGTCAACTGCATCTATCCCGGGCTGGTGCCCACCGACATGGGCATGAGGCTCGCCAACGACATCGTGGCCGCCGGGCTCGCGCCCAGCGTCGAAGCCGCCGTGGGCGACGTCATCGGCCAGACGCCGTTGGGCCGTCTCGGCGAGATCGGCGACATGGCCGACGTGGTGGTCTTCCTCTGCTCCGACGCCGCCCGGTTCATCACCGGTGCGGGCCTCGCGGTGGACGGCGGCATGGGCATGTGAGCGATCAACAAGGAGCAAAGAACATGAGCAGCAGCAAGAAGAAACCCGTCGTCGTCTACGGCGCCTCCGGCTACACCGGGCGCCTGGTCTGCGAGTACCTGCGCGAGTACCACATCCCCTTCATTGCCGCGGGCCGCAGCGCAGAGAAGCTCGAAGCGGCGATGAAGTCGAACGTGCCCGGCATCGAGACCGCAGACTACGAAGTGGTCGAGGTCGCGCACACGGTCGAAGCGCTCACCGAGCTCTTCACCGGCGCCTCGGTGGTGCTCAACACGGTGGGGCCGTTCGCCAAGTTCGGCCCCGAGGTGGTCGATGCCTGCCTGGCCGCGGGTTGCCACTACACCGACACCACCGGCGAGCAAGACTGGCTCATCACGCTTGACCAACAGTACGGCGCCAAGTTCGCCGCCGCGGGCCTGCTGCTCTCGCCCGGCTTGGCGCAGATGTACACCACCGGCGAAATCGCGGCGCAGCTGTGCCTGGAAACGCCGGGCCTGGACACACTCGACATCGCCGTGTTCTGGGGCGGCAGCCCGACCATCGCATCGACGCAGACCATCCTGGTGAACGCGGCCACGTCGAAGGCCTTCTTCCTGGAGCAGAACCAGTACGTCGAATGGCAACCCGACGCGGGCCTGTACCACCTGTCGATTCCGGGCCAGCACGAAGCCGCATTGGCGTTGCCCTGGGGCGGCACCTCGCACCCCGTGTGGTTCAAGCGCGATCCGCGCGTGGCCAACGTGAAGGTGCTCGGCGGCGTCTTCAACAAGCCGCTGATGCTGGGCGTGCCGCAGATCGTGGCCGCCGCGCTCAAGGCCACCGAAGGCATGAACGACGAAGACCGCTATGCCGCGCTGGCCCAGACGGCGGCGGGCGTGATGAACACCATGCCGCCGCGCGAGAACCCGCGCATCAACAAGTCGGTCGATTCGGTGCACGCCTCCGGTCCGCTGGGCCGCGCGCACTGCGTGATCTTCGGCAACTGCAACTACAAGCAGACCGGCCTGCTGCAGGCCTATGCCGCGGCCTCGCTGCTGCAGCAGGCACCGCGCCGCGCGGGCTTTGCCTCGGGCTGCCAGGCCTTCGGGCACCGCGAGTTGCTGGGGGCGTTGCGCAGCTTCGGGCTGGTGCAGGAACCCGTGCTCACGCGGATGGGCTGACCCCCATGCGCCTCGTCGACTACCTCGACAAAGGCGCCCAGCAGGGCGCCGATTCGCCGTGCCTCACCATGGGCGACGTCGACCTGAGCTATGCGCAGGTGCAGCGCGTGAGCTGGCGCGTGGCGCGCGGCCTGCAGCGCGCCGGCATCGCGCCGGGGAGCAAGGTGGCGGTGCTCTCGAGCAACGACGCCATGGCCTTCGCCACGGTGTTCGGCATCTCGCGCGCGGGCTGCGTGTGGTGCCCGATCAACCCGCGCAACGAAGCCAGCGAGAACGCCTTCGTGCTCGATGCCTTCGATTGCATGTGTCTCGTGTTCCACAGCCACTACGCGCCCATGGTCGAGCAGATGCGCGCGCAGCTGCCGCAACTGAAGGCGCTGGTGTGCCTCGACCAGCCGCAGGCCTTTGCGCCTGCCATGGATGAATGGCTCGACGGTCTGGACGATGCGCCGATCGACATCGCACCGCCCGACGACGTGGCCATGATCGCCGGCACCGGCGGCACCACCGGCCAGCCCAAGGGCGTGATGCTCTCGGGCGGCAACCTCGAGGCCATGTCGGCGCTGACGCTCATGGGCTACCCGTTCGAGGGCCGGCCCGTGTACCTGGCGCTCGCGCCGCTCACGCATGCGGCGGGCGTGCTGTGCCTGCCGGTGATGGCGCTGGGCGGGCGCGTGGTCATCATGCCCAAGCCCGACCTGGGCGAGTTCCTCGCGCTCATCGAGCGCCGGCGCGTCACCCACACCTTCCTGCCGCCGACGCTGATCTACATGCTGCTGCAGCACCCGGAGCTGGCGCAGACGAAGCGCGATTCGCTGCAATGCTTCTGGTACGGCGCCGCGCCCATGTCGGCCGCGCGGCTCGAAGAAGCACTCGACAAGATCGGCCCCGTCATGGCCCAGCTCTTCGGCCAGACCGAGGCGCCGATGATGGTCTCGATGATGCCGCCGCGCGACCACTTCAACCCCGACGGTTCGGTGGCCCGCCAGCGCCTGGCCTCGGCGGGGCGGCCCGGGCCGCTGGTGCAGGTCGGCATCATGAACGGCGAGGGCGCCTTGCTGCCGACAGGCGAAAGCGGCGAAATCGTGGTGCGCGGCTCGCTCGTGATGCGCGGCTACTACAAGGACCCGAAGGCCACGCAGGAGGCCTCGCGCCACGGCTGGCACCACACGGGCGACATCGGCTACCTCGATGCCAACGGCTTTTTGTTCATCGTCGATCGCGCCAAGGACATGATCATCTCGGGCGGCTTCAACGTCTACTCCGCCGAGGTGGAGCAGGTGCTGATGCAGCACCCCGACGTGCAGGACAGCGCGGTCGTCGGCCTGCCCGACGAGAAGTGGGGCGAGCGCGTGGTGGCCGTGCTGCAGCTGCATGCGGGCCGCAGCGTCGATGCCGAGGCGATCAAGACCTTCGTCAAGACGCGCATCGGCAGCGTGAAGGCGCCCAAGCAGGTCGAGGTGTGGGCCGACCTGCCGCGCTCCAAGGTCGGCAAGGTGCTCAAGAAGGAAGTACGCGCGTCGCTGTTGCAGAAGCTGCAGTCGCCCTGATGCTGATTCAGTCGCGCTGGTAGTGCCCCTGGTGGGCCTGGCGCAGCTCGAACTTCTGGATCTTGCCCGTCGAGGTCATCGGCAGCGCGGGCAGGAAGACGATGTCCTTCGGCACCTCGAAGCCGCCGAGGTGTTCCTTGCAGTGTGCCGTGAGCGTGGCCTCCGAAAGCTCTTCGGGTGCATCGGGCCGGCGCGTGACGAAGGCCGTGATGGCCTCGCCCCAGCGCTCGTGCGGCAGGCCGACCACTGCCGCGTTGAGCACGGCCGGGTGGCGCAGCAGCACCTCCTCGACCTTGAGCGAAGGCACGTTCTCGCCGCCCGACTTGACCATGTCCTTGAGCCGGTCGAGAAAGATCAGCTGCCCGTCGCCGTCGAGCTTTCCCAGGTCGCCCGAGTGGTGCCAGCCGAAGCGCTGCGCATTCGCGGTGGCCTGCGGGTCCTTGTAGTAGCCGAGCATCACGTTCGGTCCGCGAAAGACGATCTCGCCGACCTGGTTCGGTGCGAGCAGCTCGCCCTCGTCGCCCATCACCGCGACCTCGTTCACCATGGTGCCCACACCCCAATACGAGCCGAAGCGCTCGCGCTGCCGGTGGGTCTCGAAGATGGTGGCGCCGGGGTACATCTCGGTCTGTCCCGAGGCCAGTGCAAAGTTGGGGCAGAAGGTGTCGAGCAGGCGCAGCAGCAGCGTGCGCGACATCGGCGCCATCGCATACACGCACAGTCGCAGGCTCGACAGGTCGCGCGATGCGCGCTGCGGGTGGGCCAGCAGCGCGCCGTACATCATTGGCAGGCCGACCGTCACCGTGATCCTGTGGCGCTCGATGGCGGCGAGCATCGCGCCCGGGTCGAAGCCGCGCAGGATGACGTTCGTGCCGCCCACCGCCAGCGCCGACATCAGCACCGTGTGCTGCCCGCAGTGAAAGAGCGGCAGCACGGCGCTCCACACATCGTGGTGCGTGGGGCCGCCGCCCCATTCGAGCATGTTGCTCATGAGCACCGAATGCACCGAGGCGTGCGAATGCATCACGCCCTTCTGCCGGCCGGTGGTGCCGCTCGTGTACATGATGAGCGCGAGCTGGTTGCTGTCGATGGCCACGTCGGGCAGCGTGGCCGGACCCTGCGCAATGGCCTGCGCCACGGTGGGCATGCCGGGCGGTGGCGTGTCGCCGTCGAGCACGCACAGCAGCGGCGAGACCTTCGCCGTGTCGAGCAGCTGGCGCAGTTCGGGTTTGGCGTGCAGCGCGGTGTCGATCACGAGGTGCCGCACCTCGGCATGTTCGAGGATGTAGCCGATGGC
This window harbors:
- a CDS encoding cyclic peptide export ABC transporter; this translates as MTSIPGSESSEGREGGAEIARLLKPFVPWIALSLVTGVCAGAATVALLRTINLVLNQEGGMAGGLLLTFIGLCLVALFGRMASDVSTNFVGQRLVAQVRKSLAQKILSAPIDALERYRTHRLMPVLSQDVDMISDVAFVLSSTLIAVAVALGCLGYLAWLSLPLFGLLVVALAIGATIQTVAQTRGSAGFWKARAHEDQLHKAYRAISEGAKELRMHRDRRTRMFGDQVERIVDDIRTVNSRAINTYVMATAFGSALFFLLIAMILGWAAFRATEPVVLSGFVLVLLFLKGPIDMIAGALPNVGRAKIAFQRIADLSARFATPEPHLHLARPAGSARMQEGIGMRGVRYAFDVPEGSEPFVLGPIDLQLRRGEMVFVVGDNGSGKTTLIKLLLGLYAPQSGEVLLDGQAVTPQTRDDYRQLFTTVFSDFYLFEDLVATQKGEAGAHALPQAALPYLQRLEIAHKVSIKDGSFSTVDLSTGQRKRLALVHAYLEGRPVLVFDEWAADQDPSFRHLFYTELLPELRAKGHLLVVISHDDRYFHLADRVITMKAGRIAQDRVRASANLAA
- a CDS encoding lysine N(6)-hydroxylase/L-ornithine N(5)-oxygenase family protein; the protein is MQHIHDLIGVGFGPSNVALAIALEEKRHGSKPLDALFIERQPCFAWHPNMLLDQAHMQISFLKDLATLRNPSSRFTFVNYLHEKGRLTDFINLKSFFPSRHEFNDYLGWAAGQFEDACRYGEEVFDVQPEKQGGEVQLLRVHSRTADGRVQERLARNLVVSIGGVPHIPEGFRGLRDDPRVFHSSSYLKDMAQHPHARRVAIVGAGQSAAEIFMDLQGRPGAPQVDLVMRARSIRPSDDSPFVNEVFNADFTDYMFSQGRDVRAALLDEFSQTNYAVADLDLIQQIYKVFYDQKVACGTRLRMLRQHDVRSVRAANDGIHLTLFDRDVQRESTVRYDAVVLATGYARDQHKDLLAPLAPYIGSYDVDRCYRLKATPDFHPGIYLQGACEDSHGLSDTLLSVTSVRTGEIGNALLAAQSRARSAVRDAPQAVQI
- a CDS encoding glutathione S-transferase N-terminal domain-containing protein, with the protein product MTDLSHFPITKKWPAQHPERLQLYSLPTPNGVKVSILLEETGLPYEPHLVSFETNDQMSPEFLSLNPNNKIPAILDPNGPGGQPLALFESGAILLYLAEKTGQCIPKDAAARYETLQWVMFQMGGIGPMFGQLGFFHKFAGKAYEDKRPRDRYVAESKRLLGVLDKHLADRAWIMGDSYTIADIATFPWVRNLIGFYEAADLVGFSDFKNVARVLEAFVARPAVVKGLGIPARG
- a CDS encoding TetR/AcrR family transcriptional regulator — protein: MTTHSRVKKHTGRVQKAPADKFAERRAELGEAALTTLATLGYARTSLREIAQNSEFSHGVLHYYFSDKVDLIVCSVKQYKARCVTRYDHAVDTATTYDELMEGFLQSLGDTLQGEGHVHRLWYDLRSQALFEAAFHDDVVEIDKSLEDMIWRIMSRFAELSGQGPGLPPSACYALFDGLFLQALLKHLSGDTKAIADMQADVRQSIERLFAVPPAAPKKNTRRAAPAALTKEKK
- a CDS encoding SDR family NAD(P)-dependent oxidoreductase, producing MAKFDLTGRKALVTGGARGIGAGIAQALAQAGASVMIGDVLADLGKETAQRLSAEGAKVGFVALDVTKDGDWAAATEATVEALGGFDILVNNAGIEITSLVIDVDGDDLRRMLDVNVAGTLLGMKHAFRAMRPGGSAGGGGAVVNIASVAATIAFPAIAGYSATKSAVDRATRVAAMESGKLGYGVRVNCIYPGLVPTDMGMRLANDIVAAGLAPSVEAAVGDVIGQTPLGRLGEIGDMADVVVFLCSDAARFITGAGLAVDGGMGM
- a CDS encoding DUF5938 domain-containing protein, with product MSSSKKKPVVVYGASGYTGRLVCEYLREYHIPFIAAGRSAEKLEAAMKSNVPGIETADYEVVEVAHTVEALTELFTGASVVLNTVGPFAKFGPEVVDACLAAGCHYTDTTGEQDWLITLDQQYGAKFAAAGLLLSPGLAQMYTTGEIAAQLCLETPGLDTLDIAVFWGGSPTIASTQTILVNAATSKAFFLEQNQYVEWQPDAGLYHLSIPGQHEAALALPWGGTSHPVWFKRDPRVANVKVLGGVFNKPLMLGVPQIVAAALKATEGMNDEDRYAALAQTAAGVMNTMPPRENPRINKSVDSVHASGPLGRAHCVIFGNCNYKQTGLLQAYAAASLLQQAPRRAGFASGCQAFGHRELLGALRSFGLVQEPVLTRMG
- a CDS encoding AMP-binding protein; the protein is MRLVDYLDKGAQQGADSPCLTMGDVDLSYAQVQRVSWRVARGLQRAGIAPGSKVAVLSSNDAMAFATVFGISRAGCVWCPINPRNEASENAFVLDAFDCMCLVFHSHYAPMVEQMRAQLPQLKALVCLDQPQAFAPAMDEWLDGLDDAPIDIAPPDDVAMIAGTGGTTGQPKGVMLSGGNLEAMSALTLMGYPFEGRPVYLALAPLTHAAGVLCLPVMALGGRVVIMPKPDLGEFLALIERRRVTHTFLPPTLIYMLLQHPELAQTKRDSLQCFWYGAAPMSAARLEEALDKIGPVMAQLFGQTEAPMMVSMMPPRDHFNPDGSVARQRLASAGRPGPLVQVGIMNGEGALLPTGESGEIVVRGSLVMRGYYKDPKATQEASRHGWHHTGDIGYLDANGFLFIVDRAKDMIISGGFNVYSAEVEQVLMQHPDVQDSAVVGLPDEKWGERVVAVLQLHAGRSVDAEAIKTFVKTRIGSVKAPKQVEVWADLPRSKVGKVLKKEVRASLLQKLQSP
- a CDS encoding class I adenylate-forming enzyme family protein, with product MIHRSARRFGARTALIEGEHRMSYTELDAASNRFAHHLLGLGLASGERVGMLCNNSIEMVVALLGIQKAGLVWVPINTALAVDAIGYILEHAEVRHLVIDTALHAKPELRQLLDTAKVSPLLCVLDGDTPPPGMPTVAQAIAQGPATLPDVAIDSNQLALIMYTSGTTGRQKGVMHSHASVHSVLMSNMLEWGGGPTHHDVWSAVLPLFHCGQHTVLMSALAVGGTNVILRGFDPGAMLAAIERHRITVTVGLPMMYGALLAHPQRASRDLSSLRLCVYAMAPMSRTLLLRLLDTFCPNFALASGQTEMYPGATIFETHRQRERFGSYWGVGTMVNEVAVMGDEGELLAPNQVGEIVFRGPNVMLGYYKDPQATANAQRFGWHHSGDLGKLDGDGQLIFLDRLKDMVKSGGENVPSLKVEEVLLRHPAVLNAAVVGLPHERWGEAITAFVTRRPDAPEELSEATLTAHCKEHLGGFEVPKDIVFLPALPMTSTGKIQKFELRQAHQGHYQRD